The following proteins are encoded in a genomic region of Anomaloglossus baeobatrachus isolate aAnoBae1 chromosome 6, aAnoBae1.hap1, whole genome shotgun sequence:
- the LOC142243894 gene encoding C-C chemokine receptor type 5-like, producing MTSSKREDNSTDDNCTSHLKVFRIPQITDGDCEPINAVVAQIFSDLYYILTFTAIAVNIIKIVSTARRTQNWSTSHLYLVNVAVAHIIFLLSCPVWGIYLNQKYDWHLGKYACSLMNFTNALGHFGSVVFICVICVDRMVTIYFPLISIQYKNVKFGKIIVMASWALSLVIASLGYAYTTFKVYGRSKHVCGSMHVDDVLNITTVWSFILFLFPNILIPTIALVPCYVKIMIYLLCQKTRLPCDMGRAVILDITYTSSFLILCLSSGYAALIICFVYLTSTVCHSECTWANIINVSTETARLMNVFNALIGPLIYLSKFRSSPCTSLCDCSNLKLCSCECSHQPPPSEGIQTVQLVYISCHADDRNDLKIHTNR from the coding sequence ATGACTTCATCCAAAAGAGAAGACAACTCAACAGACGACAACTGTACAAGCCACCTGAAAGTGTTTAGAATTCCTCAAATCACGGATGGAGACTGTGAACCTATTAATGCTGTTGTTGCTCAGATATTCTCAGATCTGTATTACATTTTAACGTTCACTGCCATTGCTGTAAACATTATAAAAATTGTCAGCACAGCTCGGAGAACTCAGAATTGGTCCACCTCTCACCTGTATCTAGTGAATGTTGCTGTGGCGCACATCATATTTCTACTGTCTTGTCCGGTTTGGGGAATTTATCTGAACCAAAAATATGATTGGCACTTAGGAAAATATGCCTGTTCTCTTATGAACTTCACAAATGCCCTTGGGCACTTTGGAAGTGTCGTATTTATCTGCGTTATCTGTGTTGACCGTATGGTCACAATATATTTTCCTCTCATATCAATCCagtataaaaatgtaaaatttggtaAAATCATAGTCATGGCATCATGGGCACTAAGTCTTGTCATTGCTTCACTAGGCTATGCGTACACTACTTTTAAAGTTTATGGAAGGTCTAAGCACGTATGTGGCTCCATGCATGTTGATGATGTACTAAATATTACAACAGTATGGTCTTTTATTCTGTTCCTCTTTCCCAATATCCTCATTCCGACTATTGCACTGGTTCCATGCTATGTTAAAATAATGATATATTTACTTTGTCAGAAAACCCGGTTGCCCTGTGATATGGGAAGAGCTGTCATACTGGACATTACTTATACATCATCATTTCTTATCTTGTGTCTATCATCTGGCTATGCTGCCTTAATTATCTGCTTTGTGTATTTAACATCGACAGTTTGTCATAGTGAATGCACGTGGGCAAACATTATCAATGTGTCCACTGAGACTGCCAGGCTGATGAATGTGTTCAATGCTTTAATCGGTCCACTTATATACTTATCAAAATTCCGATCAAGCCCTTGCACCAGTCTTTGTGACTGCTCCAATCTAAAGTTGTGTTCCTGTGAGTGCTCCCATCAGCCGCCACCTTCTGAGGGAATACAAACTGTGCAACTTGTATACATTTCTTGTCACGCGGATGACCGCAATGACTTAAAGATACACACTAACCGTTAA